A window of Pyrobaculum aerophilum str. IM2 contains these coding sequences:
- a CDS encoding bifunctional 5,10-methylenetetrahydrofolate dehydrogenase/5,10-methenyltetrahydrofolate cyclohydrolase, protein MVTWIRGEELHARTKEWARSHVKRLEEVGITPKLAVLLLNDDPVELETQRRFVTLKARDVREIGGEVEIYELYSAPPERRTKEALRLIESLNRRDDVTGVIIQKPLPPFVDEKALFSALSPEKDVDALTPENKKRLLTDFDLDRDVLPCTPAGILELFKLYGIDVRGKDVVVVGKGELVGKPLAVMLMQLDATVTVLHALSKEREPYVKRADIVISAVGRPPELYKDNPWRLTGDMIKEGAVVVGVGGKVDPATKRWFFDVDEKSVAEKASYLTPNIGGVGLATRARVLKNLIRTTYQVAQRVLSPRLYEV, encoded by the coding sequence ATGGTTACGTGGATAAGAGGCGAGGAGCTACACGCGCGGACAAAGGAGTGGGCCAGGAGCCACGTGAAGAGGCTGGAGGAGGTGGGCATTACGCCTAAACTAGCCGTGTTGTTATTAAACGACGACCCGGTGGAGCTGGAGACGCAGAGGCGCTTTGTCACCCTTAAGGCGCGAGACGTGAGGGAAATAGGCGGCGAGGTAGAGATATACGAGCTCTACTCCGCGCCTCCTGAAAGGCGGACTAAAGAGGCTTTGAGGCTAATAGAGAGTTTAAACAGAAGAGACGACGTGACTGGCGTAATTATACAAAAGCCCCTCCCGCCCTTTGTGGACGAAAAGGCGCTTTTCTCAGCCTTGTCCCCCGAGAAAGACGTAGACGCCCTAACCCCTGAGAATAAGAAGAGGCTTTTAACAGATTTCGACTTAGACAGAGACGTCCTACCCTGCACCCCGGCCGGGATTTTAGAGCTGTTTAAGCTCTACGGAATAGATGTCAGGGGTAAAGACGTTGTGGTAGTGGGCAAGGGAGAGCTGGTGGGAAAGCCCCTGGCGGTGATGTTAATGCAGCTAGACGCCACGGTGACTGTTTTACACGCCCTGTCTAAAGAGAGAGAGCCCTATGTAAAACGGGCTGACATAGTGATATCAGCAGTGGGGAGGCCCCCGGAGCTGTATAAAGACAACCCATGGCGCCTAACTGGAGACATGATTAAAGAGGGGGCTGTGGTGGTAGGCGTGGGCGGGAAGGTGGACCCCGCCACTAAGAGGTGGTTTTTCGACGTGGATGAGAAGTCAGTGGCCGAGAAGGCCTCCTACCTAACGCCTAATATAGGAGGCGTGGGCCTCGCGACCAGGGCGAGGGTATTGAAAAACTTAATCAGGACTACTTATCAAGTGGCCCAGAGGGTTTTATCCCCCCGCCTATATGAGGTATAA